Part of the Dehalococcoidales bacterium genome, GGGCGCGGCTGTTGAGGACACAGGCATGCAGGGAGCGGTGCGAGAGCACCACCGGATGGTCCGGCGCTACCTCATCGATGTCCCGGCGAGTCGGATGGCGCTTCTCTGCAAGGTTGAACTCGCTGTAGTCAGTCCCCTGAATCCACTGGCCGGGCGGAGTGTCTTCGGCCTTGCGGGCAATGATGGCCTTGATATCGGCAATCGAACTCACCGCCGCAGGGCTGAGGTCGATACTGAGGAGCTTTCTGATGAGGCTGAATATGTGGCAGTGCGCATCGTTGAAGCCGGGCACCAGGGTCCTGCCCTGACAGTCAATCGTCTTCGTGCCGGCGTGTTGCACTTCGTCCAGCCGTTCGTTACTACCAACCAGCCAGACCCTGCCGTCCCGGACCGCCACCAGCCGTGCGCGGGGCTGGGCCGGGTCCATGGTTATCACGTTGGCATTCTTCAGTACCAGGTCTGCTGAGGGCATAATGCTCCAGCCTCCTTTGACCAGGTGGTTACAGGCTAGTATACTACCCGTGACACCACGAGACAATGGAGGCACTAATGGACACAGCACAACTGGCGGACAGGCTCGTTTCATGGCTCAAAGAAAAGGTAGCCGAGGCCGGGTGCCAGGGGGCGGTACTCGGTATCAGTGGAGGGATTGATTCTGCGGTTGTGGCAGTCCTGTGCAAACGGGCTTTTCCCGATGCTACCCTCGGGGTACTCATGCCCTGCTATAGTATTCCCCGGGATAAAGAACATGCCCTGGTCGTGGCTGATAAGTTCTCCATCCCCACCAGGGAGGTTGTTCTGGACGGTACGTACGATTCCCTGGCCGGGACACTGCCGGACTTCGGGGCGGAATCCCGGATGGGGCTTCCTTCAAGGGCCAATATCAAGGCCCGGCTCAGGATGCTCGCCCTCTACTTCCTCGCCAATCAGTGGGGCTACCTGGTTGTGGGCTCAAGTAACCGCAGTGAGCTTGCTGTAGGCTACTTTACCAAGTACGGCGACGGCGGTGTGGACATCGCCCCGCTGGGCAATCTTGTCAAGAGACAGGTCAGGGAACTGGCCGGGTTTCTCGGCGTCCCGCAGGAGATAATTGACAAGCCTCCTTCGGCTGGTCTCTGGCCGGGGCAGACCGACGAAGCAGAGCTCGGGCTGACCTATGACGAAATCGACGACTACCTGACGAATGGC contains:
- the nadE gene encoding NAD(+) synthase, which gives rise to MDTAQLADRLVSWLKEKVAEAGCQGAVLGISGGIDSAVVAVLCKRAFPDATLGVLMPCYSIPRDKEHALVVADKFSIPTREVVLDGTYDSLAGTLPDFGAESRMGLPSRANIKARLRMLALYFLANQWGYLVVGSSNRSELAVGYFTKYGDGGVDIAPLGNLVKRQVRELAGFLGVPQEIIDKPPSAGLWPGQTDEAELGLTYDEIDDYLTNGRGRKDVREKIEAMMAGCRHKRQPPAVPEF